The Flavobacterium praedii genome window below encodes:
- a CDS encoding DUF2147 domain-containing protein: protein MKKSIVFSLVVFFVMIFNAQSQSVLGKWKTIDDATGQAKSIVEVYEKSGKVYGKIIEILNPEKRKSLCTKCTGEDKNAPILGLVIIKGLVKDGNEYNDGKILDPSKGEEYKCFITLDGKDKLKVRGFVGVSLFGRTQYWYRVK, encoded by the coding sequence ATGAAAAAAAGTATCGTATTTAGTTTAGTTGTGTTTTTTGTTATGATTTTCAATGCCCAAAGCCAATCTGTTTTAGGAAAATGGAAAACCATTGATGATGCAACAGGACAAGCTAAATCAATTGTAGAAGTATATGAAAAATCAGGTAAAGTCTATGGGAAAATTATAGAAATCCTAAATCCTGAAAAAAGAAAATCGCTTTGTACAAAATGTACTGGTGAAGATAAAAATGCTCCGATTTTGGGCTTGGTTATAATCAAAGGTCTTGTAAAAGACGGTAATGAATACAATGACGGTAAAATTTTAGATCCTTCAAAAGGAGAAGAATATAAATGTTTTATAACACTTGATGGTAAAGATAAACTTAAAGTGAGAGGTTTTGTTGGAGTTTCTTTGTTTGGAAGAACACAATATTGGTACCGAGTTAAATAG
- the priA gene encoding replication restart helicase PriA, translating to MHFVEVILPLSLAKTFTYRVSEAEFLFMKKGMRVTVPFGKSKIYTALVIEIHNNEPTLYEAKEIHQILDNQPIVTEVQINHWKWIADYYMCAIGDVYRSAMPSALLLESETLITKKSDTFVDESSLSDDEYLVYEALQHQSSLKVQDIISILNKKNIFPIIQKLLDKNIIVLQEEVQENYKPKLVKYLRLHSKYDSNDGLKLLLEILKNANKRKELVLNYFQLSAAEKKPISVKKLVETAQSSLAIVKALVEKEIFEEYYLQEDRINFSGNGREGELQLSKAQQKAFESIKESFDQKPVCLLHGITSSGKTEIYIKLIEDYLITGKQVLYLLPEIALTTQLVSRLRIHFGNKVAVFHSKYSNNERVEVWNQVLSNAEKAQIVIGARSALFLPFSDLGFVIIDEEHEQTFKQSDPAPRYHARDAAIVLANMYQAKVLLGSATPSIESYYNAVSSKFGFVEISERFGNVSLPDIQLVDLKDKYFRKKMNGHFSDVLIEEITLALSLGEQVILFQNRRGYSPIVECITCGHVPHCHSCDVSLTYHKHKNQLRCHYCGYSIANPTHCHSCHSVDLITKGLGTEQIEQELLNIFPSAKTGRMDQDTTRGKFGFEKIIDSFKNREFDILVGTQMLAKGLDFDNVNLVGIMNADTMLYHPDFRAFERSFQMMTQVAGRSGRSDKKGKVVIQTYNPNHNTVQQVTNTDYIGMYKEQLYDRQIYKYPPYYRIIKLTLKQRDFEKLKQGSMWLYQVLSQNLAMPVLGPEEPAISRIRNEYIRTIVIKIPQNNSIINTKKTIQKILNSFEAVAQYRAIKITVNVDFY from the coding sequence ATGCATTTTGTAGAAGTTATTTTACCGCTTTCTCTTGCCAAAACTTTTACATACAGAGTTTCGGAAGCTGAATTTCTTTTTATGAAAAAAGGAATGAGGGTGACTGTGCCTTTTGGTAAAAGCAAAATATACACTGCTTTGGTAATAGAAATTCATAATAATGAGCCTACATTATATGAAGCCAAGGAAATTCATCAAATTTTGGACAACCAACCAATTGTCACCGAAGTTCAAATTAACCACTGGAAATGGATTGCCGATTATTATATGTGTGCCATTGGTGATGTATATCGTAGCGCAATGCCAAGTGCATTATTGTTGGAAAGTGAAACCTTAATTACAAAAAAGAGCGACACTTTTGTTGATGAGAGCTCGCTGTCAGATGATGAGTATTTAGTGTATGAAGCTTTGCAACATCAAAGTTCATTAAAGGTGCAAGACATTATATCTATACTTAATAAAAAAAATATTTTTCCCATCATTCAAAAATTGTTGGATAAAAATATAATAGTACTGCAAGAAGAAGTTCAAGAAAACTACAAACCTAAATTAGTTAAATACTTACGGTTACATTCAAAATATGATTCGAACGATGGTTTGAAATTATTACTGGAGATACTCAAAAATGCAAATAAGAGAAAGGAATTAGTCCTGAATTATTTTCAATTAAGTGCCGCTGAAAAAAAACCAATTTCTGTTAAAAAATTAGTAGAAACTGCGCAGTCTTCTTTAGCAATCGTTAAAGCTTTAGTCGAAAAAGAAATCTTTGAAGAATATTATTTACAAGAAGATCGCATCAACTTTTCAGGAAATGGGAGAGAAGGTGAACTACAATTGAGTAAAGCGCAGCAAAAGGCTTTTGAATCTATAAAAGAAAGTTTTGATCAAAAACCAGTTTGTTTATTACATGGTATTACTTCGAGTGGTAAAACCGAAATATACATAAAACTTATTGAAGATTACTTAATTACGGGAAAGCAAGTTTTGTATTTGCTGCCTGAAATTGCTTTGACAACTCAATTAGTTTCTAGATTAAGGATCCATTTTGGAAATAAAGTAGCCGTTTTTCATTCAAAGTACAGCAATAATGAACGGGTGGAAGTCTGGAATCAAGTTTTGTCAAACGCAGAGAAGGCTCAAATTGTAATTGGGGCCAGATCGGCTTTGTTTTTGCCTTTCTCTGATTTAGGATTTGTGATTATTGATGAAGAACATGAGCAAACCTTTAAACAATCAGATCCAGCACCTCGCTATCATGCTCGAGATGCTGCCATTGTTTTAGCAAATATGTACCAAGCCAAAGTGCTTTTGGGATCGGCAACACCAAGCATTGAATCGTATTATAATGCAGTATCAAGTAAATTCGGTTTTGTTGAAATTTCAGAACGTTTTGGAAATGTAAGTTTGCCTGATATTCAATTGGTCGATCTAAAAGATAAGTATTTTCGAAAAAAAATGAACGGACATTTTAGTGATGTTCTAATCGAAGAGATTACGTTGGCCTTGTCATTGGGTGAACAAGTTATTTTGTTTCAAAATAGGAGAGGGTACTCGCCAATAGTTGAGTGCATAACATGTGGGCATGTACCACATTGTCATTCATGTGATGTAAGTTTGACCTATCATAAACATAAGAATCAATTGCGTTGCCATTATTGTGGGTATTCTATTGCTAATCCCACTCATTGTCATTCATGTCATAGTGTTGATTTGATTACCAAAGGTCTTGGGACGGAGCAAATAGAACAGGAATTACTAAATATTTTTCCAAGTGCTAAAACGGGACGTATGGATCAGGATACAACCAGAGGTAAATTTGGGTTCGAAAAAATTATTGATAGTTTCAAAAATCGAGAATTTGATATATTGGTTGGAACTCAAATGCTAGCCAAGGGATTGGATTTTGACAATGTCAATTTAGTGGGTATTATGAATGCCGATACAATGTTGTATCATCCAGATTTTAGGGCATTCGAGCGAAGTTTTCAAATGATGACACAAGTTGCAGGACGTTCTGGGCGATCTGATAAAAAAGGAAAAGTAGTCATACAAACCTATAATCCCAATCATAATACGGTTCAGCAAGTTACCAATACAGATTATATTGGAATGTACAAAGAACAATTGTATGATCGGCAAATTTATAAATATCCTCCTTATTATAGGATAATTAAATTGACATTAAAACAAAGGGATTTCGAGAAACTCAAACAAGGCTCTATGTGGTTGTATCAAGTTTTGAGTCAAAATTTGGCAATGCCGGTATTAGGTCCTGAAGAACCAGCAATCAGTAGAATTCGAAATGAGTATATTAGGACAATTGTTATAAAGATTCCTCAAAATAATTCAATTATAAATACAAAAAAAACTATTCAGAAAATACTGAATAGTTTTGAGGCTGTAGCGCAATATCGAGCTATTAAAATTACTGTAAATGTTGATTTTTATTAA
- a CDS encoding LytR/AlgR family response regulator transcription factor codes for MKLNCVVVDDSSIQRMIIAKLVNNHTNLNLIGDFSNAIEAKSCMTVHTVDLIFLDIEMPVINGFDFLDGLKTKPQIIFITSKAEYAMKAFDYDATDYLQKPISIERFNASVRRAIDNFLLKKENKEDEGEHIFIKSNLKKLKVFTSKIKWIEAFGDYVKVVTEDDSNLVLSTMKSFENDLSKDKFIRVHKSFIVNIDKIDRFNSKFAEIGVTKIPLSRNKKEDLVKALAYS; via the coding sequence ATGAAACTAAACTGTGTTGTTGTAGATGATAGTTCAATACAAAGAATGATTATTGCAAAATTGGTTAACAATCACACCAATTTAAACTTGATTGGTGATTTTTCTAATGCAATTGAAGCGAAAAGCTGTATGACTGTCCACACGGTAGACTTGATATTTCTTGATATTGAGATGCCTGTAATTAATGGTTTTGACTTTCTTGATGGTCTAAAAACTAAGCCCCAGATTATCTTCATTACCTCAAAAGCAGAATATGCTATGAAAGCTTTTGATTATGATGCTACCGATTATTTACAAAAGCCTATTTCAATAGAGCGTTTTAATGCTTCTGTACGTAGGGCAATTGATAATTTTCTATTGAAAAAAGAAAATAAAGAAGATGAAGGTGAGCATATCTTCATTAAAAGTAATTTAAAAAAATTAAAGGTATTTACTTCTAAAATCAAATGGATAGAAGCTTTTGGTGATTACGTAAAAGTTGTTACTGAAGATGACAGTAATCTTGTCCTCTCGACAATGAAATCTTTTGAGAATGATTTATCAAAAGACAAATTCATTAGAGTACATAAGTCATTCATTGTAAATATTGATAAAATTGACCGTTTTAACAGTAAATTTGCAGAAATTGGAGTAACAAAAATTCCTTTAAGTCGTAATAAAAAAGAAGATCTAGTAAAAGCACTTGCCTATTCTTAA
- the rpsF gene encoding 30S ribosomal protein S6, which translates to MNHYETVFILNPVLSEVQVKETVSKFEDFLTSRGAEMVSKEDWGLKKMAYEIQNKKSGFYHLFEFKVAGEVLIAFETEFRRDERVMRFLTVSLDKHAISWAERRRAKLKSTKA; encoded by the coding sequence ATGAATCATTATGAAACTGTTTTCATTTTAAATCCCGTTTTATCTGAAGTTCAGGTAAAGGAAACAGTAAGCAAATTTGAAGATTTTCTTACTAGTAGAGGAGCAGAAATGGTATCGAAAGAAGATTGGGGTCTGAAAAAAATGGCTTACGAAATTCAAAACAAAAAAAGTGGATTTTACCACTTGTTCGAATTCAAAGTTGCTGGAGAGGTTCTTATCGCTTTTGAAACTGAATTTAGACGTGACGAAAGAGTTATGCGTTTCTTAACTGTAAGTCTTGACAAACATGCTATTTCTTGGGCTGAAAGAAGAAGAGCAAAACTTAAATCTACAAAAGCTTAA
- the rpsR gene encoding 30S ribosomal protein S18, whose amino-acid sequence MATLQQSASGKKDGDIRYLTPLNIETNKTKKYCRFKKSGIKYIDYKDADFLLKFVNEQGKILPRRLTGTSLKYQRKVSVAVKRARHLALMPYVADLLK is encoded by the coding sequence ATGGCAACATTACAACAATCTGCTTCAGGAAAAAAAGACGGGGATATCAGATACCTTACGCCTTTGAACATAGAAACAAACAAAACTAAAAAGTATTGTCGTTTCAAAAAATCAGGTATCAAATATATCGATTATAAAGATGCTGATTTCTTATTGAAATTCGTTAACGAACAAGGAAAAATTCTTCCTCGTCGTTTAACAGGAACTTCATTAAAATACCAAAGAAAAGTATCTGTAGCTGTAAAAAGAGCACGTCACTTAGCTTTAATGCCATACGTGGCCGATTTATTAAAATAA
- the rplI gene encoding 50S ribosomal protein L9: protein MELILRKDVQNLGFKDDVVNVKNGYGRNFLIPQGFAHLATSSAKKVLAENLKQRAHKEAKVVADAKALAEALKAIEIKISAKAGGEKLFGSITNIDIAEALAKGGQVIDRKFITSGIVKRTGKYTASVRLHRDVIVELPYEIIAEKA from the coding sequence ATGGAACTTATTTTAAGAAAAGATGTTCAGAATTTAGGATTTAAAGATGACGTAGTAAATGTGAAAAACGGATACGGTCGTAACTTTTTAATTCCACAAGGATTTGCTCACTTAGCTACTTCTTCTGCAAAGAAAGTATTGGCTGAAAACCTTAAACAAAGAGCACACAAAGAAGCTAAAGTTGTAGCAGATGCTAAAGCATTGGCTGAAGCTTTAAAAGCTATCGAAATTAAAATTTCTGCAAAAGCAGGTGGTGAAAAATTATTTGGTTCAATTACAAACATTGATATCGCTGAAGCTTTGGCTAAAGGTGGTCAAGTAATTGATAGAAAATTTATCACTTCTGGTATCGTTAAACGTACTGGTAAATATACTGCTTCTGTAAGATTACATAGAGATGTAATCGTTGAATTACCATATGAAATTATCGCTGAAAAAGCATAA
- a CDS encoding DUF6495 family protein: MKYARLTKEQFEELTQEFTNFLASQAIDKAEWDQIKANKPEVAEQELDVFSDLIWEGVLTKATYLEFFSKNHIFLFQCFDTDIKSIVLKSLVPEIDFLTKEGLEWLSDNMFTETIEMKVGKKEFTEERNLSIFQLIQQGSFLSDGQLYNQINTIIES; the protein is encoded by the coding sequence ATGAAATACGCAAGACTTACAAAAGAACAATTTGAAGAATTAACCCAAGAGTTTACTAATTTTTTGGCTTCTCAAGCTATTGACAAGGCAGAATGGGACCAAATTAAAGCGAATAAACCTGAAGTTGCCGAACAAGAATTGGATGTTTTTTCGGATTTGATTTGGGAAGGTGTGCTCACAAAAGCCACGTATTTAGAATTTTTCTCTAAAAATCATATTTTTCTATTTCAATGTTTCGACACAGATATAAAATCGATTGTTCTAAAATCATTAGTTCCTGAAATTGATTTTTTGACCAAAGAAGGTTTAGAATGGCTTAGTGACAATATGTTTACGGAAACAATAGAAATGAAAGTTGGGAAAAAAGAGTTTACTGAAGAACGTAATCTTTCTATCTTTCAATTGATCCAACAGGGTTCTTTTTTGAGTGACGGGCAATTATACAATCAAATTAATACGATTATCGAGTCGTAA
- the ligA gene encoding NAD-dependent DNA ligase LigA: protein MNIQQTIQTLREELNLHNHNYYVLDKPTLSDYEFDMKLKELQDLENKHPEFFDANSPTQRVGGTVTKNFETIPHEYRMYSLDNSYSKEDLIDWENRIQKVLGNVALEYTCELKYDGASISITYENGILKRAVTRGDGFQGDDVTNNIKTIKSIPLQLKGNYPEQFAIRGEIILPFVGFEKMNQDLIEIGETPYSNPRNTASGSLKLQDSAEVAKRPLDCLLYFLIGPNLPFSSQFEGLEVARKWGFKAPNEAKLAKNLDEVFEFINYWDVHRHELPYETDGVVIKVNDFRHQEELGFTAKSPRWAIAYKFKSEQVATKLNSISYQVGRTGAITPVANLEPVQLAGTIVKRASLHNADQIEKLDIRINDTVFVEKGGEIIPKIIAVDLSKRPENSEPTKYISHCPECNTELIRGEGEANHYCPNFYGCPPQIIGRIQHFISRKAMDIEGLGGETVALLFNNGLVHNYADLYELTIEQILPLERMAQKSAENLVKGVANSKKIPFESVLFALGIRFVGETVAKKLAKHYKNIDALQQATLMDLILVDEIGERIAQSVIDFFENKENIAIIERLKIYGVQFEIIEKINPNATEKFLGKTFVVSGVFSGFSRDELKKAIEDNGGKVGSSISAKTDFVVAGDNMGPAKLEKATKLNISIISEEQFIKMLNES from the coding sequence ATGAATATACAGCAGACCATACAAACGCTTAGGGAAGAACTCAATCTTCACAATCATAATTATTATGTTTTGGATAAACCGACATTGTCTGATTATGAGTTTGATATGAAATTGAAGGAGCTTCAAGACTTAGAAAATAAGCATCCTGAATTTTTTGACGCTAATTCTCCAACGCAAAGAGTAGGAGGGACAGTCACTAAAAACTTTGAAACTATTCCGCATGAATACCGTATGTATTCACTAGACAATTCCTATTCTAAAGAAGATTTGATCGATTGGGAAAATAGAATTCAGAAAGTTTTAGGAAATGTCGCTTTAGAATACACCTGCGAATTAAAATATGATGGTGCATCAATTAGCATTACTTATGAAAATGGTATACTTAAACGGGCAGTAACTCGTGGAGATGGTTTTCAAGGTGATGATGTGACCAATAATATAAAAACGATCAAGTCTATACCATTGCAATTGAAAGGGAATTATCCAGAGCAATTTGCTATTCGAGGTGAAATTATTTTGCCTTTTGTTGGTTTCGAAAAAATGAATCAAGATTTGATTGAAATTGGCGAAACGCCCTATTCTAATCCCAGAAATACCGCATCCGGAAGTTTGAAACTGCAAGACAGTGCCGAAGTAGCTAAACGTCCTTTAGATTGTTTACTTTATTTTTTAATTGGTCCCAACTTGCCTTTTTCTTCTCAATTTGAAGGACTTGAAGTTGCTAGAAAATGGGGATTCAAAGCTCCGAATGAAGCAAAATTGGCAAAGAATCTCGATGAAGTTTTTGAATTTATAAATTATTGGGATGTTCATCGCCACGAATTGCCGTATGAAACAGATGGCGTGGTTATAAAAGTAAATGATTTTCGACACCAAGAAGAGTTAGGTTTTACAGCCAAATCACCGCGTTGGGCAATAGCTTATAAGTTTAAATCGGAGCAAGTAGCTACAAAACTAAATTCGATATCCTATCAAGTAGGACGAACTGGAGCTATTACCCCTGTTGCCAATTTGGAACCTGTGCAATTAGCTGGAACGATTGTAAAACGAGCTTCTTTGCACAATGCTGATCAAATTGAAAAGTTAGATATTCGAATTAATGATACCGTTTTTGTAGAAAAGGGAGGAGAGATTATTCCTAAAATTATTGCCGTAGATTTAAGTAAACGTCCTGAAAATTCAGAGCCTACAAAATATATATCCCATTGTCCTGAATGCAATACTGAGTTAATTCGAGGAGAAGGAGAAGCGAATCATTATTGTCCAAATTTTTATGGGTGCCCTCCACAAATAATAGGACGAATTCAGCATTTTATTTCAAGAAAAGCAATGGATATTGAGGGACTTGGAGGCGAGACTGTGGCTTTGCTATTCAATAATGGCTTGGTGCATAACTATGCCGATTTATATGAATTGACTATTGAGCAAATTTTACCATTGGAGAGAATGGCGCAAAAATCTGCTGAGAATTTAGTAAAAGGAGTCGCAAATTCTAAGAAGATACCTTTTGAAAGCGTTTTGTTTGCCTTGGGAATTCGATTTGTTGGGGAGACAGTTGCCAAAAAGTTAGCAAAGCATTATAAAAATATTGATGCATTACAGCAAGCAACTCTTATGGATTTAATTTTGGTTGACGAAATTGGTGAAAGAATTGCTCAAAGTGTGATTGATTTTTTTGAGAATAAGGAGAATATAGCGATCATCGAAAGATTAAAAATTTATGGTGTTCAATTTGAAATCATCGAAAAAATTAATCCAAATGCAACAGAGAAATTCCTTGGTAAAACATTTGTAGTTTCTGGTGTTTTTTCTGGCTTTTCAAGAGATGAATTAAAAAAGGCTATCGAAGATAATGGTGGAAAAGTAGGGAGTTCAATATCTGCTAAAACCGATTTTGTTGTTGCTGGTGATAATATGGGACCTGCTAAATTGGAAAAAGCAACTAAACTAAATATTTCTATTATTTCAGAAGAGCAATTTATAAAAATGTTAAATGAAAGCTAG